One genomic window of Gossypium hirsutum isolate 1008001.06 chromosome D11, Gossypium_hirsutum_v2.1, whole genome shotgun sequence includes the following:
- the LOC107925712 gene encoding transcription factor bHLH106 yields the protein MQPENFELYRFLAENGVGSYGGFPSGSEFPAMQSFSSSSTYYPLEMSGVTTETTPHDKALAALKNHKEAEKRRRERINSHLNRLRALLPCNSKTDKASLLAKVVQRVKELKEQALETTELDNLPSETDEITVLSCDYSGDGRLIFKASLCCEDRSDLLPELIDILKSLHLKTLKAEMATLGGRIRNVFIVSADKDHSIESVHFLQNALKSLLERSNPSDRSKRRRVLDHKIIM from the exons atGCAGCCGGAGAATTTCGAGCTCTACCGTTTCCTCGCCGAAAACGGCGTCGGATCCTACGGCGGCTTTCCTTCCGGTTCCGAGTTTCCGGCTATGCAAAGCTTCTCCAGTTCCTCGACGTATTACCCTTTGGAGATGTCCGGTGTTACCACCGAAACGACACCGCATGATAAAGCACTTGCGGCGTTGAAGAACCACAAGGAGGCGGAGAAGCGGCGGAGAGAGAGAATTAACTCGCATCTCAACAGGCTTAGAGCCCTTCTCCCTTGTAATTCTaag ACAGACAAGGCTTCACTTCTAGCAAAGGTGGTCCAACGAGTAAAAGAACTAAAAGAGCAAGCCCTCGAGACAACTGAGCTCGACAACTTGCCATCGGAAACTGACGAGATCACTGTGCTCTCGTGCGATTACTCGGGCGACGGGAGGTTGATATTCAAGGCCTCGTTGTGTTGCGAGGACAGATCCGATCTTTTACCCGAATTAATCGACATCCTAAAGTCCTTACACTTGAAGACCCTGAAAGCCGAGATGGCGACGCTCGGTGGACGGATTCGCAACGTATTCATCGTATCTGCCGACAAGGATCATAGCATCGAGTCAGTCCATTTCTTACAAAATGCATTGAAATCTTTGCTTGAACGTTCCAATCCGAGTGATAGGTCTAAAAGGAGAAGAGTATtggaccataaaataataatgtag